In Caproicibacterium amylolyticum, a genomic segment contains:
- a CDS encoding MATE family efflux transporter, whose translation MTKDMTADSPLKLIFNFTLPLIFGNLFQQFYSMVDAVVVGRFLGKEALAAVGSTGSLNFMIIGFCMGICSGFAIPIAQCFGSKQIDDLKRYVGNIVWLTIISAAVLTAVTVIFCRPMLIAMNTPADILDNAYIFIVIIFAGIPATFFYNILASILRALGDSKTPVVFLVISSALNIVLDLLLVLVIPMGVAGAGIATVTSQVVAGIACLLFIRKRFDILRISKDDLKPRGEYIKYLLSMGLPMGLQISITAIGSVILQVSVNTLGSLAVASMTAANKISCFFTCAYDALGIAMSTYGGQNVGARRKDRLTPGLRAGMLIGCGYSILALLVLIFLGKPMTTLFVSSTETQIIANAYECLVINAAFYIPLTGVNVFRLLIQGMGYSRVAVFAGVCEMTARGLTGLFLVPALGFTAACFASPIAWVLADCFLVPAYFHVLKQVQN comes from the coding sequence ATGACAAAGGATATGACAGCAGACTCGCCATTGAAATTGATTTTTAATTTTACGCTTCCATTGATTTTCGGAAACCTATTTCAACAATTTTACTCCATGGTGGATGCGGTTGTTGTAGGACGCTTCCTTGGCAAAGAAGCGTTGGCTGCGGTTGGTTCCACCGGTTCATTGAATTTCATGATTATCGGTTTTTGTATGGGCATTTGCAGCGGCTTTGCCATTCCGATAGCGCAGTGCTTCGGCTCCAAACAAATTGATGACCTGAAGCGCTACGTTGGCAATATCGTTTGGCTGACTATTATTTCGGCAGCTGTGTTGACAGCTGTAACGGTGATTTTCTGTCGCCCAATGCTGATTGCTATGAATACCCCAGCAGACATTCTTGACAATGCTTATATTTTCATCGTAATTATTTTCGCGGGTATTCCAGCGACCTTTTTCTATAATATTCTTGCCAGTATTCTGCGCGCCTTGGGAGACAGCAAAACGCCGGTAGTTTTTTTAGTGATTTCTTCTGCACTTAATATCGTGCTGGATTTGCTGTTGGTGTTGGTCATTCCAATGGGCGTTGCGGGCGCAGGCATTGCAACGGTTACATCCCAGGTGGTTGCCGGCATTGCCTGCCTGCTGTTCATCCGCAAGCGGTTTGACATTCTGCGTATCAGCAAGGATGATTTGAAACCGCGGGGGGAGTACATTAAGTATCTGCTTTCCATGGGACTGCCAATGGGTCTGCAGATTTCCATCACTGCAATCGGCAGTGTCATCCTGCAGGTTTCCGTGAACACATTGGGTTCGCTTGCCGTTGCTTCTATGACTGCTGCAAATAAAATCTCCTGCTTCTTTACCTGTGCATATGATGCGCTTGGCATTGCAATGTCCACTTACGGCGGACAGAATGTCGGTGCACGCCGCAAAGACCGGCTTACGCCGGGTTTGCGTGCCGGTATGTTAATTGGCTGTGGCTATTCGATTCTTGCATTGCTGGTTTTAATTTTCCTTGGCAAGCCTATGACAACTCTTTTTGTAAGCAGTACAGAGACACAGATTATTGCAAACGCTTATGAATGTCTGGTTATCAATGCGGCGTTTTATATTCCGCTGACGGGTGTGAATGTGTTCCGCCTGCTGATACAGGGAATGGGATACAGCAGGGTTGCGGTTTTTGCCGGTGTGTGCGAAATGACGGCGCGCGGTCTGACCGGTTTGTTTTTGGTCCCGGCGTTGGGTTTTACAGCGGCCTGCTTTGCAAGTCCTATTGCTTGGGTGCTGGCAGACTGTTTCCTGGTGCCTGCATACTTTCACGTACTTAAACAGGTGCAGAACTGA